The Dermochelys coriacea isolate rDerCor1 chromosome 7, rDerCor1.pri.v4, whole genome shotgun sequence genome window below encodes:
- the LOC119859521 gene encoding 2-hydroxyacylsphingosine 1-beta-galactosyltransferase-like, with product MEMRLPPHPVAVLLMVAIFSLDCCHGAKVLVMPTIVFDSHLRVFMRVAEALNDRGHNATLLLHEGRESEPFLPGLQVQTYRGIFSTESADSWVQEKIKRVFQGKKTSLEIFSFLEKYLENCDLVLGDAALLQQLRGEGFDLFLVDPNEMCGFILAHLLGIKYAVISTGFWYPAEIGATSPVAYVPEFNSLMTDRMGLVGRTWNLLVYMITRIATKLVILPKFDRLMQKHGVEPQKSMLELVYGTSLFFLCNDVVLDFPRPTLPHVIFTGGILAEPEKPLPMGLRLWVEAADAGVVVVSFGIGIRALPSDLVEKMAGAFARLPQKVVWRYFGQKPNNLGENTLMMEWLPQNDLLGHPNVKAFVSHCGMNGIFEAIYHGVPVVGFPFYGDQFDIMTRVQAKGMGILMDWSRVSEEDLYQAIVNVLSKPSYNKAAKQISALHRDTPMHALNRTVYWLEYILRHDGAPYLRPAVYDLSFYEYFCLDILALFLLCLAGAAYALSKAIVWYRGKSASPVHLNGNCLNGHLTEGKKAQ from the exons ATGGAGATGAGGCTGCCACCGCACCCTGTTGCTGTCCTCCTCATGGTGGCCATTTTCAGTCTGGACTGTTGCCATGGTGCCAAGGTGCTGGTGATGCCCACCATCGTCTTCGACAGCCACCTCCGGGTCTTCATGCGGGTGGCGGAGGCACTGAACGACCGGGGTCACAATGCCACGCTTCTCCTCCATGAGGGTCGGGAATCTGAGCCCTTCCTGCCAGGCCTCCAAGTGCAAACATACAGGGGGATCTTCAGCACGGAGAGCGCGGATTCCTGGGTGCAGGAGAAGATAAAGCGTGTCTTCCAGGGGAAGAAAACCTCCCTGGAGATCTTCTCCTTCCTGGAAAAGTATTTAGAAAACTGTGATCTAGTGCTGGGGGATGCAGCCCTCCTGCAGCAGCTCCGGGGTGAGGGCTTTGACTTGTTCTTGGTAGACCCCAATGAGATGTGTGGCTTCATTCTAGCCCACCTCCTTGGCATCAAATACGCGGTGATCTCCACCGGCTTCTGGTACCCAGCTGAGATCGGCGCCACTTCCCCTGTCGCCTATGTCCCCGAGTTCAACTCCCTGATGACGGACAGGATGGGGCTGGTGGGCCGGACTTGGAATCTCCTGGTCTACATGATCACTCGCATCGCCACCAAGCTGGTCATCCTGCCCAAGTTTGACCGCCTCATGCAGAAACATGGGGTGGAGCCGCAgaagtccatgctggagcttgtatATGGGACCAGCCTCTTCTTCCTGTGCAACGATGTGGTGCTAGACTTTCCCAGGCCCACGCTCCCCCATGTCATTTTCACTGGGGGAATCCTCGCTGAGCCTGAAAAGCCCCTTCCCATG GGCCTGCGCCTCTGGGTGGAAGCCGCGGATGCCGGTGTTGTTGTCGTCTCCTTTGGCATTGGGATCCGAGCACTCCCGAGCGACTTGGTGGAGAAGATGGCTGGGGCATTTGCACGCCTTCCACAGAAGGTTGTGTGGAG GTACTTTGGTCAGAAGCCAAATAACCTGGGTGAGAATACGCTGATGATGGAGTGGCTGCCCCAGAATGACCTGCTGG GTCACCCCAATGTGAAAGCCTTTGTCAGCCACTGCGGGATGAATGGCATATTTGAGGCAATTTATCACGGAGTGCCGGTTGTGGGGTTCCCTTTCTATGGGGACCAGTTCGACATCATGACAAGAGTTCAGGCAAAAGGGATGGGGATTCTCATGGACTGGAGCCGAGTAAGCGAAGAGGACCTTTACCAGGCCATAGTCAACGTTCTCTCTAAGCCCAG CTATAATAAAGCAGCCAAGCAAATCTCGGCCCTGCACCGAGACACGCCTATGCATGCTCTGAACCGCACGGTGTACTGGCTGGAGTACATCCTCCGCCACGATGGGGCACCGTACCTTCGCCCAGCCGTCTATGACCTCTCCTTCTATGAGTACTTCTGCCTGGATATCCTTGCTCTCTTCCTTCTCTGTCTGGCCGGCGCTGCCTATGCCCTGTCCAAAGCCATTGTGTGGTACCGGGGAAAGAGTGCCAGCCCCGTGCATCTGAATGGCAACTGTCTGAACGGCCACCTCACAGAGGGGAAGAAGGCGCAGTAG